From the Streptomyces sp. Sge12 genome, the window GACGACTCCGTCGTACCGGCCGACCCGCAGGTTGTCCCGCTGGGCGACGTCGTGGGTCAGAACGACCCGCGAATTGGCCCCGATCCGGGACAGAACGGTCAGCAGGACATTGCGCTCCAGCGACTGCGCCTCGTCCACGATCACGAAGGCGTCGTGCAGCGAGCGCCCTCGGATGTGCGTGAGCGGCAGGACCTCCAGCATCCCGCGGTTCAGCACCTCCTCGATGACCTCGCGCCCGGCGACCGCCGAGAGGGTGTCGAAGACCGCCTGCGCCCATGGGCTCATCTTCTCGGACGCGTCACCGGGCAGGTAGCCGAGGTCCTGACCGCCCACCGCGTACAGCGGCCGGAAGACCATCACCTTCTGGTGCTGCCTGCGCTCCAGCACCGCCTCCAGGCCCGCGCAGAGCGCCAGCGCCGACTTGCCGGTGCCGGCCCGGCCGCCCATCGAGATGATCCCGATCTCGGGGTCGAGGAGGAGGTCCAGCGCGATGCGCTGCTCGGCGCTGCGGCCGTGCAGCCCGAAGGCCTCGCGGTCGCCCCGTACGAGCTTCACGTTGCCGTCCGCCGTGACCCGGCCCAAGGCCTTGCCACGCTCGGACTGCAGGACCAGTCCGGTGTGCACGGGCAGTTCCGCGGCCTCCGGTACGTAGAGGCGGTCCTCCGAGTAGAGGAGGTCCACCTGCTCCCCGGACAGGGCGAGCTCGCTCATGCCCGTCCAGCCGGCGTCGGTGATCGCGAGTTCCGCGCGGTACTCCTCGGCGATCAGCCCCACGGAGGAGGCCTTGATGCGCAGTGGGAGATCCTTCGAGACCACCGTGACGTCGTAGCCCTCGGCCTGGAGGTTGCGGGCGACCGCGAGGATCCGCGAGTCGTTGTCCCCCAACCGGAAGCCGGCGGGCAGGACGCCCGGGTCGGAGTGGTTGAGCTCGACACGCAGGGTGCCACCCAGATCGCCCAACGGGATGGGGGCATCCAGGCGACCGTTTCGAACCCGGAAGTCGTCGAGCAGGCGCAGGGCCTGGCGCGCGAAGTAGCCGAGTTCGGGATGGTGCCTCTTTGCCTCCAGCTCGGTGATCACCACGATCGGGAGCACGACCTCGTGCTCGTCGAAGCGGGAGATCGCATTGGGGTCTGCCAGCAGGACGCTGGTGTCGAGGACGTAGGTCCGCCTGTCTTGCAGGCGGCTCTTTGTGCTGGTCACCACGGAAGGACGTACCCCCTCGGAAGAGGTCGGGCCATGAAGACCGGACCGGTCATCGGCACCCATGCCAGGGCCGATTTCCGGCCCTCCACTCCGTCCGTGCGAACCGCACGTGCGTCCTGGTGCAAAGGGCCTCCCGGGCGGACGACCCCATGCCGTCCGCTGAGACTCGACACCCGTGGATCGGGCATCGACCTGAAAGGGATATTCCCCGATCAGGCCGGGCCATGCCATGGCATATGACGGACGCTCGGTGAATCCCTGGTGAAGGCTTCGCGGGAAGGGGGCGGCGGGACCGGTGGTGACTCAGGTGCCGTAGCGCCGGTGGCGCGCCGCGTAGTCGCGCAGCGCCCGGAGGAAGTCGACCTTGCGGAAGGCGGGCCAGAAGACTTCGCAGAAGTAGTACTCGCTGTGCGCGCTCTGCCACAGCATGAATCCGGACAGCCGCTGCTCGCCGCTGGTGCGGATGACGAGGTCGGGGTCGGGCTGGCCGCGCGTGTAGAGGTGCTCGGCGATGTGGTCGATGTCGAGGATCTCGGCGAGCTCCTCGAAGGAGGTGCCCTTCCGCGCGTGCTCCAGCAGCAGCGAGCGGACCGCGTCGGCGATCTCCTGGCGGCCGCCGTAGCCGACGGCGACGTTGACCAGTATCCCGTCGACGTCGTGGGTGGCCTGCTCGGCCTCCTTGAGCACGGTCTGGGTCCGGGCGGGCAGGATGTCGAGGTTGCCGACGTGGTGGACGCGCCAGCGGCCGTCCGCGGCCAGGCCCCGCACGGTGTTCTCGATGATGTTGAGCAGCGGACGGAGCTCGACCTCGGGCCGGTCCAGGTTGTCCGTGGAGAGCATCCACAGGGTGACGACCTCGACGTCCGTCTCGGTGCACCAGCCCAGCATCTCGGAGATCTTGTCCGCTCCGGCCTGGTGGCCCTGCTCCGTCGTCCCTCCGGACGCCTTCGCCCAGCGGCGGTTTCCGTCCAGGATGACGCCGATGTGCTTGGGCGCCGCGTCATGGTCGAGGCGGCCTTCCACCCGGCGTGCGTAAAGCCTGTACACCAGGTCGCGCAGCTTCACGATCTTCCAGCCCCTCCGTGCAGTGCCCCCGTGCGAATTGCGGTGCCCCCGAGTGCGCCACATTACTGCGCGCCGGGAGGGGGTACCCAACTCGGTGCGTCACAACTCCGTGATAGGGAGGACAACGTGACTGATACCAATCCCTATCGGGCAGAGCCCTCGCGCTACGACTCCATGGAGTACCGGCGCACCGGCCACAGCGGCCTCAAGCTTCCCGCGATCTCCCTCGGCCTCTGGCACAACTTCGGCGACGACAGAACGCTGGAGTCCCAGCGGGCGATCCTCCGCCGGGCCTTCGACCTCGGGATCACCCACTTCGACCTGGCGAACAACTACGGTCCGCCGCCCGGCTCGGCCGAGCTGAACTTCGGCAAGATCTTTGCCCAGGACTTCGCGTCCCACCGCGACGAGCTGATCCTTTCGACCAAGGCCGGCTATCTGATGCACGCCGGCCCGTACGGCGAGTGGGGCAGCCGCAAGTACCTGCTCAGCTCGCTCGACGCCTCGCTGAAGCGGATGGGCGTGGACTACGTCGACATCTTCTACTCGCACCGCTTCGACCCGGAGACCCCCCTCGAGGAGACCATGGGCGCCCTCGCGTCCGCGGTCCAGCAGGGCAAGGCGCTCTACGTGGGCGTCTCCTCCTACACGGCGGAGCAGACGGCCGAGGCCGTGCGGATCCTGCGCGGGATGGGCGTGCGCCCGCTCATCCACCAGCCCTCGTACTCCATGATCAACCGCTGGACGGAGGAGGACGGCCTGCTGGACACCCTGGAGGACGCCGGCATGGGGTGCATCTCCTTCGCCCCGCTGGCGCAGGGCATGCTGACGGGCAAGTACCTGAAGGGCATCCCGGCCGACTCGCGCGCCGCGCAGGGCAAGTCCCTGAACCCGGACCTGCTCTCGGACGAGGTGCTCCGCCGGCTGACCGGTCTGAACGAGATCGCCTCCCGCCGCGGGCAGTCCCTCGCCCAGCTGGCGCTCAAGTGGGTGCTGCGCGACGACCGGATGACCTCGGCCCTGATCGGCGCGTCGAGCGTGCCGCAGCTGGAGGAGAACGTGGCCGCGCTGGCTTCCGCGCCGCTCACCGAGGCCGAGTTGAAGGAGATCGACTCCCTGGCCGTCTCCACCCCCGGCACCAACATCTGGGCCCAGCGGG encodes:
- a CDS encoding PhoH family protein codes for the protein MVTSTKSRLQDRRTYVLDTSVLLADPNAISRFDEHEVVLPIVVITELEAKRHHPELGYFARQALRLLDDFRVRNGRLDAPIPLGDLGGTLRVELNHSDPGVLPAGFRLGDNDSRILAVARNLQAEGYDVTVVSKDLPLRIKASSVGLIAEEYRAELAITDAGWTGMSELALSGEQVDLLYSEDRLYVPEAAELPVHTGLVLQSERGKALGRVTADGNVKLVRGDREAFGLHGRSAEQRIALDLLLDPEIGIISMGGRAGTGKSALALCAGLEAVLERRQHQKVMVFRPLYAVGGQDLGYLPGDASEKMSPWAQAVFDTLSAVAGREVIEEVLNRGMLEVLPLTHIRGRSLHDAFVIVDEAQSLERNVLLTVLSRIGANSRVVLTHDVAQRDNLRVGRYDGVVAVVEKLKGHPLFAHITLTRSERSPIAALVTEMLETL
- a CDS encoding isoprenyl transferase, whose protein sequence is MKLRDLVYRLYARRVEGRLDHDAAPKHIGVILDGNRRWAKASGGTTEQGHQAGADKISEMLGWCTETDVEVVTLWMLSTDNLDRPEVELRPLLNIIENTVRGLAADGRWRVHHVGNLDILPARTQTVLKEAEQATHDVDGILVNVAVGYGGRQEIADAVRSLLLEHARKGTSFEELAEILDIDHIAEHLYTRGQPDPDLVIRTSGEQRLSGFMLWQSAHSEYYFCEVFWPAFRKVDFLRALRDYAARHRRYGT
- the mgrA gene encoding L-glyceraldehyde 3-phosphate reductase, with protein sequence MTDTNPYRAEPSRYDSMEYRRTGHSGLKLPAISLGLWHNFGDDRTLESQRAILRRAFDLGITHFDLANNYGPPPGSAELNFGKIFAQDFASHRDELILSTKAGYLMHAGPYGEWGSRKYLLSSLDASLKRMGVDYVDIFYSHRFDPETPLEETMGALASAVQQGKALYVGVSSYTAEQTAEAVRILRGMGVRPLIHQPSYSMINRWTEEDGLLDTLEDAGMGCISFAPLAQGMLTGKYLKGIPADSRAAQGKSLNPDLLSDEVLRRLTGLNEIASRRGQSLAQLALKWVLRDDRMTSALIGASSVPQLEENVAALASAPLTEAELKEIDSLAVSTPGTNIWAQRG